CCAAATATATCAgagaccaaaaccctaatttttcagcAATCAGGGTTTCCAACAAAAACGATGAATCTGATCAAATCCATTGATCAAACACACACAGATAAGCCTTAGGTATTATACTATTTTCCGATATTTATCTAGATTTAGTACTCAATTTAATAGCTTTATTGAAACATAAATTGAAGTAGGTCAATGATGAATGAAAATAACTAACAAGCGGGTATTCGATATTCTGCGAGAAAACTCGGTAAATCGAGAGTAGTAAGTAAACGGAAATCCCCGTTTATCTACGAGAAAATCCGATAACCCGATAATAATTATTAAGTAAATGAGAACTCGACTGTCATACAATAAGTGTATCTATTATTTTGAACCCCATTAGCCTTAGTTTATTTGAACATAGCACAGGTATCcaactcaatttttttttttttttttttgttactccaTAAATTAGGGTTGTCTTCTTTTATCTTCCCCAAAACAAATCAAATCAGTTAGTTGGACCGACCATGTCAAATGCGACGAGTGAGAGGAAGAAGTTGTTTATTGTTTGTCCGGACGGGACGTTGATTGATGCCGATCCCCTTTACACGGAATCTCTTTCGATCCAAGTGGCATACAGGTTTGAAAATGTAGTAAAACTCAAAACCAAAAGCAATAGCGACACAATTAATAAGGTTGTCGATTTCTGTAAAGGACGTGCGAAGCTCAAGAATGATTTTGCCGATGATCCTGAAACCCTTAAACACAAGTTGAATAATTTCAATTCCCAATTTCGCCAACAGAATCAAAGCCGTTTTGCTATTGATCTCTATATTGTacgcctctttttttttttttttttccttcttcttctttatTAATTCAATTTTGTTGTTTGATTTATTATTTTAAGGATCGGAATCAGTAAGGTTTTTACTTGTTCCGATTTTGAACTTTGTTTTTTCTTTTCATATGCCTTAACTACCTTAACCTTAAAACCTAGTAGGAATTTATTATAGAtagatatttaattaataattccACGTTAATTGATTGGTAAACACAAGTGCCTGTTTAAATAATAATAGGACTTTACCGGTTTTATTTGCTATTATATTGTATTGTATTCTTGTTCATTTATGATTTTTCAATTAATTTgcttcacaattttttttttttatatttgtttTCATTTCAGGCTGCTTTCAATTTGGAGATAGGAAGCCTGGTGGACGGGATGTGGGAAGCAGTTGATAGCGCGTTCAAAGACATGAATGCTGATGAGGCTTACGAAATCTTACCCGTGAATTTGAAAAAGTTTGATAATGATCGTTATACACATAGTTTGATGCTAGATCATCTCCTTCATGACTGTGAATGGGCTTTTCAAGCCATTAAGTAGTAGGTACAGCTTAACATTATTCGTCTTTTTTATTGTAACCACCACAAGCTTTTTATACTATGTTATACTAGTTTCAGTATCGACGCTCGCTGTTGACTCAAAAATAGAGCCGAAAGATAACTATAACTATATAGTAGCTTATTACAACATGTTTCTCTTTCTTACTAAAAAGTTGCACATTTGACCCATTCTTGAGAAAACATAACCCAAATTGACCAATATGGCAGGCCGTACATCAATAAATAATTTAGATTCTTGTAAGCATTTTGACACTGAGCCCATAATTCAAGTTTTGAAAGGCAAGGAAACCAAGTTTCACAATTACAGATTACAACTCACTGATTGATAGCAGAAGAATGTGCGGGTCGGGCAGGTTAGTTAACGGGTCACGATGGTGGTTTGGGTCGTAACTAGTAATTTTATTGGGAGACTAAGCGGGTCGTCGGCACATGCTAACCCAAAAACACTTTTTGTCCTAAAAAGTAGGGTAAGCTGATTATGTTAGGGAAGTTAATCCTGGCAAAGTTTTAATTGTTGAGGAAAAAGATGGTATTCAATCCCTTTGGTACCGAAATCCTGTATTTTCGAACATATTTACTTTTTGTTACCGAATTCGGTTGTGTTCGGGAAGTCTAGTTGTGAAATAATGGATTTTTTTATGGGGGGTTAAGTCTGATCTTATCCTGATCTTATGCAAGTAATCTCTGTTTTCATGTGTTCCTTAGATTGATATTGGGGTTCTTTTAGTTTGAACCTTTTTCTTAATCTTTATAAatcttgtttttaaaaaaaaataaataaaaaataaaaaataaataaataaattaaattgatTTAATGAAATATCCTATCTTTGAATATCATCAGTATTTACAGCTTCATATGACTTCATGGGTGTCTGACTTAGCAGCTTGTTATATACTGAAACCTGAAGTAGCAAATAAGCTTATGTTCTTTTTTTATGGCTTATGAGCTTGATGATAGGGTATGCTTGGCAAAATTAGCTGACAGCTGATAGCTTTTAGCTCGTAGCTGTTTGGCAGAGGAGCTGAATCTGttaaataaagagtaaaatgaTAAGAAGCTAAAAGCTAAACGCTACTTCTAGTAGCTTTTAGCTTTTAGATTTTTTCCTCTGTCTAAAAGCTTTAAGCTCCTTTAACCAAACGGAGTTTTTTTTATTAACTAGGAGCTTTTTTATAAAAGCTAAGAGCTCCAAAAAACTATGCGCCAAACATAGCCATGAGCTTCATTAAGCCAGAAGCTAAAGCTAATAAGCTCACAAGTAGATGAAAAATTTGAAAATGAGCTTACTGGCTATTTGAAATTTCAGTAAGCAACCATTGCCTCTGGGTTGACATGTACATTGTCTTTATGCTTAAGACGAGATCCAGTTTATCTATATGATCTTTGTGCACAAATGATCAAAGGCTTTGAGTTTCCTCTACTTGGGTAAAGACGTGGTGAGAGTGGAGAAAGTGTGACCATTTTTATATTTGGTATAGCCTATAGAGTTGTTATTGGATGAATAATTGGATATGGGCCTACAAAGTTAGTCTGCCATATTATCATACATACTCTATTTGTTCAGTCTTCACGTACATGTGTTGGCATGATTTTGttcgttttattattatttttttaataagaaAAAACATGTACTATATAAATAGAATCCCTAACATCCAGTAGATGAATAGGACTAAACGGTTACAAAAGTGAGACCAATAAGGGCAGCAGTACGACACAAAGAAAACTTACAGTAAACTAATAATAGAAGTGACACCGATAAGAGTACAACTACATCACAAATAAAACCCCCACAATAAACTAACAAAGTAAAAATGCAGTAATTCACCAACAAGCTGACTGACTACACGGATGAGACGATCACATATTAAATTGACGACAGTAGTTGTGACGTTGTAGCCCAAAGGAACACTTTACCCTAACGATCGACATCCAACAAGAGAACTCACCCCGATAAATCAAATTATTTCGGGACTTTTCTAATGGCCCTAATTGTAATTGTAAAAGGGTCAGGGGTGGAGCCAGGATTGGACAATAGGGGAGGCATACTCGACAAATAAAAGAGGCAAACCTAATAAAACTAAAAGAGGCCAACTTCATATATATAATCTAATCTATTTTATTGTTTAAAGTATAGATATATAACTACTTTACGAAACTTTAATGCTACAATTAAATTTCGAGTATGAAAACTAATATGACCCATGTAAATGTAATTGATAGGTAAATTTGTACGATATATTTCAGTTAATATTAAAATTGGCAACCCGAACAATTGGTTCAGATGAATCATTGAGGGAGGCTtagctaaaataaataaaaatgtttacTAATATTTCATTGGAAATGGGCGTATTGGGGAAGGCTGAGCACCCCTCTGTCCCCTCCCTGTCTCCGCTACTGAAAAGGGCCGAGGAGCCTCCAAAATTTTGAATCACGACCAAATCTGGTTCTTGAACTAAAATGCATCGAGTCAACTTGTATCAAAAAATTTCATGAAAATACAGGTAACCGATTTTTCATATGCAGTGAAATCAAATAGATAAAGTAGAAAAAACAATATCTCACGAAAAAGATTGTAACAATACAAGTTGCTCGAATATTGTTAAACCGTAGTTACTAGAAACCTAAACATCAAACTTGTGACCCAGACTACTTCAATTAtttcaaatttaaaaattaaaGAATCATTCAAAATGAAAAAGAAATGTATATCACAAAGAAACCCTAAATTGGGTAGAAGATGGACATGATTGAGTTAAAAAGGGAAGATACATGTAAAATGACTGAAATACTCTCATGTGCTTCATGTGCTTGTCATGTGATCTTATTTAACGAGATAAACTTAACGCCCGTTAAATTCAGTGTCATCCGTGATATATCTTATAGGTCGAGGTCCaaaagtaaaaaaataatagtTTAAAATCGCCTATCTTGTTTACTACAAAGTTTAGGGACCAAcgacaaaatttatatattatctaatagacaaaatttgtcttttctgtcatgaatagtactatttgtgctacactaaatttttttttttttggtcctcaacgataaaagaagcaactttcgtaaaagaaccaacccttcaatattaccaaaagatgtcaaaaaaaattcttttttacaaaaaatcaactaacttttcttttttttccttcctcaacgataaaagaaataactttcataaaaggaacaacccttcaatgctaccaaaagatgtcgaaaaacattattttttacaaaatagatcaactaactttttaaaaaaaaaccgaacgctaaaagaagcaactttcacagaaggaacaacccttcaatgttagatgtcggaaaaaatttcttttttacaacatagatcaagacttttttttttaacttgcattcaaaatgaagccccggcgcgaagcgagggcttcaCAACTAGTTTTGTCCAAAATTAAAAGGGTTTAAAATCAAAAGAAAACTTACTCTACTAAGGAAACGACCAAGATGAAAACAtgatattattttatcattttacACTTTCAGTCCTTACAATATGATCATTTTTGCAATCTTTATCACACGGATTATTCTTATTAACACTTTCAACCCCTGAAGTATATAAGGACTGGTGAAATAAATAAACAGAATGCATTATTTATGAGTAAGTTACAAAAGTACAAAAT
The window above is part of the Rutidosis leptorrhynchoides isolate AG116_Rl617_1_P2 chromosome 1, CSIRO_AGI_Rlap_v1, whole genome shotgun sequence genome. Proteins encoded here:
- the LOC139859456 gene encoding uncharacterized protein, with protein sequence MSNATSERKKLFIVCPDGTLIDADPLYTESLSIQVAYRFENVVKLKTKSNSDTINKVVDFCKGRAKLKNDFADDPETLKHKLNNFNSQFRQQNQSRFAIDLYIAAFNLEIGSLVDGMWEAVDSAFKDMNADEAYEILPVNLKKFDNDRYTHSLMLDHLLHDCEWAFQAIK